CTTGCGCTACTTTTGCCGCATTGGGAGAAGCCACAACTCGAATTTGATGGTCAAGCTGCCTGAGTGTTGGTAAATGAGCATGGTCTTCTAAACCTTGAGACAGCAGAATCAGATCAATATTCTCAGGTATTGGGCGTTCTTGCGATCGGGAGCCTTTGAATAGCCAATCCAAATTGGCAAAGGTTAGAGAACCAACCAGCCAAGGGTCAATAAGTATCCGTTGGCTGCCGATTTCAATCAGCCAACTATTATTGTCTAACCAAGTAAAATACATAGCCAATGCGAAGATAACACCTGCTTTTATTATCCATCAGGGAATGGGGGGATGAGGAGATGGGGGGATGGGGGAGATGAGGGGGATGAGGAGACAAGAGAAAAAGATTGATAACTCCTAACTCCTAACTCCTAACTCCTAACTCCTAACTCCTAACTCCCCACTCCCCATTTTTAAGGCAGAATAAACCCGTATTTCCTCAATACCGCTTTGGCTTGACCGTTTGATAAAAATTGGACAAAATCCTTGGCACCACTAATATTCTTGCTGCTTTTAACTACTGCTACAGGATAAACAATCGCAGAGTGATATTTTTCGTCAGCAGCAACCACAACTGTCACCTTGTCGGAAATTTTGGCATCGGTGGCGTAAACCAAACCTGCATCAGCGTTGCCACTTTCTACCGATGCTAAGACTTGACGCACGTTATTAGCGTAAACTAATTTCGATTTCACCAGGGGCAAAATTTTTAACTTATCGAGTACTTGCTCAGCATATTGCCCTGCTGGAACACTCCTAGGTTCACCGATCGCAATTTTCTTAATTTTGGCATCTTTGAGGTTGTAGAAACTGGTGACACCAGTCACACCCTTCGGCACAATTAAGACTAAGCGGTTTTTTGCCAGGATAGAGCGAGTACCCGCAACCAATAGCTGTTTTTGCTCCAAAGCATCTACTTGCTTCTTACCAGCAGAAATGAAGATATCCGCTGGTGCGCCCTGCTCAATCTGTTGCTGTAAAGCACCAGAAGCGCCAAAATTATAATTAATGTTGACATTAGGTTTACTCTGTTGATAGAGAAGCTTAATTTCTTCCATTGCATCTTTCAAACTAGCAGCGGCAGACACAAGTAAATTTGTGTTTGATTGCGCTACCACAGGAGAGGGTGTAACTAATGGCAAGCCAATTGCTAAAAACCAGCTAGCAATTACTGTGCCGAAGAAGGCAAAAATTTGTCGTCTTTTCATAAGAAAATCGCACTGAGATAGATTCTTCTTCAAACGATTGACGCTTGGTAGGATCGTACGAAGCGTCATTCCAATATGTACCAACCTAATTGGTAACATTATGCCAAGAAAAGAACAAGGATGGATCACATTTCAAACATCAGAAGAGGAGCGGAAGCTTCTAGATGAGTTCTGTCAGCAGTCTCAGCGCACTAAAACTGAGATTCTGCGGGAATTGGTGCGTGGTCTCAACAAGCAGCAAACAGCACCTACATCACTACCAACCACGCAGGAGAAAAAAGAAGATGTTCAGCCTGAGTTAGAAATTATTAGTCCCAAGAGAGCGCTAAAAGTTAGCTCCCGCAATATCCTTAAGGGTGTTGTCAAACGAGTTGTTACCGGAGCTGTAAATAGTGAGGTGACAATAGAGGTGGTTCACAGAGTTGAGTTAACCTCAATTATCACCAGAATGTCAGCAGAGGAATTACAACTTTCTGAGGGGACAGAAGCCTATGCCGTAATCAAGTCTAACGATATTGTGATTGCCAGAGAATAGAAAGAATGTATTTTATTAGGACTTACGCACTGTAGAAATTTCTGATTGTGTGGATTAACTATAATAGGTCGTTTCAGGCGTTTCTTAATTATCTTTTGAGAAGTAGCGTCGGCCTAGCCCAACCCAGGCATTGCTTAAAAAATCAGGACTTACGCAACTGGCACACATATTTTTGGCGACGTGTGTCAAGAGTCAAGAGTCAATGGTCTTTAATCAAGCTTTTTTGGACTATTGACTTTTGACCCCTTGGGGGATCGCCAGTCGCTCATGGGGAGCCACTGCGTTGCGGGGGTCTCCCCCCATCCCCAGAGGGGGCCCCAATGCCCCCCGTTGTAGCAAGTGGCGTGGAAACCCCCTCTTGGCCGCGCTGGCTCACTATTGACAACCCACAAAGAAAAAAATATGACAATGCGCGTAAGTCCTAAAAATGTCGAAAAATCTAGCTTGAATGCCTGAAACATATACTGCACATTTAATTCTTTCTGTCAATGCGTAAGTGTTATGTATCCAATTATGCTTATCAAAAAATATCATTAAGCAAAAGACTCAAGCATTGCTACTTGAGTCTTTACTAGATTTAATTAAGTTACTGAGACTTTTGAGTTGAGAAACAGCACTTAAAATAGTTGAGTTTCTTTAGCTTAGTAGCGGTTACGTCCGCCGTATCCTCCCCCACGGTTTCCACCAAAGGAACCTCTGTCTTCCTTGGGCTTAGCCTTATTCACTTTGAGGTCGCGGCCCATCCATTCAGCACCATCAAGAGCTTCGATAGCAGCTGTTTCTTCTGCTTCTGTACCCATTTCTACAAAAGCAAAACCGCGTAGGCGACCTGTTTCACGGTCAGTAGGTAGCTGAACTCGCTTTACAGAACCATATTCTGCAAAAACAGCGCTGAGCGCCTCTGATGTAACTTCGTAGGAAAGATTGCCTACATAAACTGACATAAATTATCTCCGAGAATCATACGAGAGTGCAGAGATTTAGATTTCGGAGAGAAGTCTGTAAATACCAAAAGGAAAAAGCCCATCAATACTAAAAACAAACGCTGTCGCCGAATTAATTCTCATCTCCCAGGATGGCATAAAAATCCAGTAATCAGGGAAAAAATTTAAAAAATGTTATCAAATGTTATATTAACAAGCGTTCCCTAAGTGTTCGCTAAGCTAATGTGCGTCCAAATAGCAAATTATATCAAGTTCGGCTAATTACTTACGATCTAGTCGGTTTGCTTGGTAATAGGTAATGGGTAATGGGTAATAGGTAATACTCAAAACCAATTACCAATTACCAATTACCAATTACCAATTCCCAATTACCGACCTCCACAGATATCATAAGTGTTTAAACGGACATGATATTATCTGGTTAAGACTGCCATTAGTCATTAGCCCTTTGTCCAAAGTCCAATTGTAAATAATTTTGACAAAGGACAAAAAACGACCAAATGAAGTGATTGTGTAAATTAAATGTGTTTTAGCTTAGTATTCAACCGTGTGATTGTTTCCAATCACGCAGGGTTCTTAGGGGAGGGGCGGCCCTCAAACCTTACCCGCTCTAGGTAGTCTAACTCTTGCTGCATCTGATTGACGACAAGCTCGTAACATTCACGCACATACTGGCGATCGCTAGCAGCTTGCCGACCGTAGCGTTCAAATACAATTGGAGGACAAACCCGCGTGCATATAG
Above is a window of Nostoc sp. UHCC 0702 DNA encoding:
- a CDS encoding RNA-binding protein, which codes for MSVYVGNLSYEVTSEALSAVFAEYGSVKRVQLPTDRETGRLRGFAFVEMGTEAEETAAIEALDGAEWMGRDLKVNKAKPKEDRGSFGGNRGGGYGGRNRY
- the modA gene encoding molybdate ABC transporter substrate-binding protein encodes the protein MKRRQIFAFFGTVIASWFLAIGLPLVTPSPVVAQSNTNLLVSAAASLKDAMEEIKLLYQQSKPNVNINYNFGASGALQQQIEQGAPADIFISAGKKQVDALEQKQLLVAGTRSILAKNRLVLIVPKGVTGVTSFYNLKDAKIKKIAIGEPRSVPAGQYAEQVLDKLKILPLVKSKLVYANNVRQVLASVESGNADAGLVYATDAKISDKVTVVVAADEKYHSAIVYPVAVVKSSKNISGAKDFVQFLSNGQAKAVLRKYGFILP
- a CDS encoding molybdopterin-binding protein translates to MPRKEQGWITFQTSEEERKLLDEFCQQSQRTKTEILRELVRGLNKQQTAPTSLPTTQEKKEDVQPELEIISPKRALKVSSRNILKGVVKRVVTGAVNSEVTIEVVHRVELTSIITRMSAEELQLSEGTEAYAVIKSNDIVIARE